A region of the Stieleria neptunia genome:
CAGCACACCGCGTTTGGCCTTCAACTGGTAGCCTTCGATCGTCTCCTCGTTGACCGGTCCCAAGCTGGCGCCCAAGAACCCGCGCCGCACGGTTCCGTTTTCGATGATCGAATTCAAAACGGGGGCGGCCAGTGAGACCGGGATGGCGAATCCGATCCCCGCGCTCGATCCGCTGCGGGACATGATGGCGGTGTTGATCCCGACCAGCTCGCCGCGCAAGTTCACCAGCGGGCCGCCGGAGTTTCCGGGGTTGATCGCCGCGTCGGTCTGCAAGAAGTCTTCAAACCCGGCCCCGTCGCCGATGATGCCACGGATCCGGTTTTTCCCGCTGATGATTCCCGCCGTGACGGTTTGGTCGAGCCCAAAGGGGCTGCCGATCGCGACGACCCAATCGCCGACTTGGATCGCGTCGGAGTTGCCCAACGGAGCGGCTTTGAGATCGTTGCGGTCAACCTTGACGACGGCCAGGTCGGTCTGGGGGTCGGTGCCGATGATGCGGCCGGCGGCTTTTTTCCCGTCGGAGAATTCGACCTCCAGCTCGTCGGCGCCTTCGACCACGTGATTGTTGGTCAGGATGTAGCCGTCGCTGCGAACGATCACGCCGCTTCCCATGCCGCTCTCTTCGCGACGTTGCGGCTGGCCTTCGGGGAGATTGAAAAATTGCTCAAACCCCGGCGGCAGCCCCGGCGGAACGCGTTGTCCACGAATGATCTGAGTCGCCTTGGTGTTGATGCTGACGACGCTCGGCCGCATCAAATTGGCAACGTTGCGAAACGCCGTCGACAAGTCTTGTGCGGCACCAAGGTTCTGTCCTTGCAGCGGCGACGCTTGGCCGAACGGACTCGCCGCGGCACCGGATTGCGCCGCGACCACCTCTTGGGCACCCGGGTCATTCCGCATGAACCCCGGTACGGTCATCACCGCGCCGGTGACGAGCGATCCCAAGATCATCGCGCCGAGGGCACCACGGATCGGTTTCCAGGATTGGGGCATTACCGTATTGGGCATCGTTGAGACTCCCTTGTGCATTGATTGTAAAAATTTCGATCTCTGCTGACAGTTTTACACGCCGCAGCCGGCGATCGATCCGATCGCCGCAAGCGATAGAACATGTCCGGGCCGACGGAGAAACCGCCAAAATTCGCCTGCCGCGGGACGCCGTTATCGTAGCGCGCGCGTCGACCGATCGCATCACCGGCTGACAACTTGGCAGGGCCAGTCAGGCGGGAGCAAACAGCAGGCCAATCACCAACCACGGCAGATATTCCGTCGATATTCGTGTTTTCGGGTAGATTGCAAGCCGTTTCCGCGTGCGGCTGGTCTTGGAATTCTGTTACGCTATTCCGTATTGCTGTTTACAGACTGGGGCGGCGGCGGCAAGTACGGTGGCCCCCACGGGACGATCGATTCCGACCAACATCGATTCGGCCTGGAATTGATTCGCAACGATTTACTGGGTGGTTCGTCCGGGATAGGGCGAAGCATCTGACCATGGAACGGGTGGCTCGAATGCGTGACACATTGACGGTGATTTTGGCAGGCGGTCGGGGTTCGCGACTGGAACCCCTGACACGCGACCGCGCGAAACCCGCGGTCCCCTTTGGTGGTCTCTACCGGATCATCGATTTTGTGCTCAGCAATTGTCTCAACAGCGACATGCGGCGGCTGTTGTTGCTGACTCAGTACAAAGCACAATCGCTGGACCGACACATCAACCTGGCTTGGCGGAATTACTTCTGCCGCGAACTCGGCGAGTTCATCGACGTCGTTCCGCCCCAACAGCGGATCGCGGGCAATTGGTATTCCGGGACCGCCGATGCGGTCTACCAAAACATCTACGCGATCGAGCGGGAGCAGCCCGAGCACATCGTCATCTTGGCGGGCGACCACATCTACAAGATGAACTACGGGCCGATGGTCGATCACCACCGCAAGCTGGACGCCGACATCACGATCGGCGCGTTGCGTGTGGGGGTCGACGAGGCGCGGCAATTCGGCGTCATGCAAACCGATCTGGATGGCCGCGTCATCGGATTTCAAGAGAAGCCCGAGAACCCGATCCCGACCCCCGAGGACCCCGAGTTCTGCCTGGCGTCGATGGGGATCTATGTCTTCAACGCCCGGTTCCTGTACGAGCAGTTGTGCGCCGACGCGACGCGAATGGACAGCGATCACGATTTCGGCAAGAACATCATCCCCCGGGCGATCGATTCACACCTGGTGTGCGCGTTTCCATTCCTGGACGAAAACCGCAAGTCCGACGCGTACTGGCGCGACGTCGGGACGATCGACGCGTATTACGAAGCGACGATGGATTTGATCAGCATCGATCCACAGTTGAACTTGTACGACAAGCATTGGCCGGTGCGTGCGTTCCAGCCGATGTTGCCTCCGCCCAAGTTTGTCTTCGGCAGCGAAGGCATCTCGACGCGCCGAGGGACGGCGATGGACTCGTTGGTCTGCCAGGGCGCGATCATCAGCGGCGGCAGCGTCGCCCGCAGCGTGATCGGCCCGGGCGTGCGCATCAACAGTTACTCCTCGGTCGAAGACAGCATCTTGTTTGACGAAGTGAACGTCGGCCGCCGCAGTCGTCTGCGTCGCGTGATCGTCGACAAGGGGGTTTCGATCCCGCCGGAAACCGAGATCGGATTCGACCCGGTCGCCGATGCCGAGCGGGGATTCAAGGTCACCGAAAGCGGCTTGGTCGTGATCAGCCGAGGCGAGCTGATCACACCCCATTGCCCGGCCGAACCGGCGGCGGTGGGACAAGCCGGCGGTTGAAAAGGCGGGGGAGGTTTACAAACCTCCGTTGTCGCAATGGGGCCCGTCGGCCATGATGTGCGTCAAAGCGAACGATTCCTTTCACGCAACCATGGCGAAGCATCGTGCCCTATACACCGCCCAGCGAAACGCCGGATTCGAACACGCCCTTGGACGATCAACAGGGTTGGCAAACCACGCCGTACCCGATCACGACGATGCCCCCGGGGATCCCCTACATCGTCGGCAACGAAGCGGCCGAGCGGTTCAGCTTCTACGGCATGAAGGCGATCCTGACCGTCTTCATGACCCAATATCTGATCGGCAGCGGCGGCAGCGTCGATCCGATGAGCGACAACGATGCCAAGTTCTGGGTCCACACCTTTGTGATGGCCGCCTACTTCACGCCGCTGCTGGGTGCCTTCCTGGCCGACTGGCTGTTCGGAAAATACAAAACCATTCTCTATCTCTCGGTGCTGTACTGTTTCGGGCACCTGGCGTTGGCCCTGGACGAAACCCGCATGGGGCTGGCCATCGGACTGAGCCTGATCGCGCTGGGCACCGGTGCCATCAAGCCCTGTGTTTCCGCCCACGTCGGTGATCAATTCGGAACCAAGAATTCTCACCTGCTGAGCAAGGTGTTCGGCTGGTTCTACGTCGCGATCAATCTGGGCGCGTTCGCCTCCACCGTTTTGACGCCCTGGTTGTTGGACCGCTTCGGACCGCAAATCGCGTTCGGCGTGCCGGGCGTTTTGATGGCGATCGCGACGTTGTTGTTTTGGATGGGACGCAACAAGTTCGTTCATATTCCGCCGCGGGGTCCCCAAGTCTTTCGCGACGCATTCACCGGCGAAGGCGGTCGGGCGCTGCTTCGCCTGGCCCCGATCTACGTGCTGGTCGCGGTGTTTTGGAGCCTGTTTGACCAGACGGCCAGCGCCTGGGTTTTGCAGGCCGAAAACATGGACCGAACGGTGATGGGCGTCGAACTGTTGTCCAGCCAAATCCAAGCCGCCAACCCGTTCCTGATTCTGATTCTGGTGCCGCTGTTCAGCTATGCCGTCTATCCCGCGATCAGCAAGGTCTTTCCGCTCACCCCGCTCCGTAAAATCACGATCGGGATGTTTGTCACCGTGTTTGCATTCTCGATCAGCGCCTTGATCGAAACCTCGATTCAGAACGGTGGGACGCCGAGTATTTCCTGGCAAGTGTTGGCGTACGTCCTGTTGACCGCTGCCGAAGTCATGGTCTCCATCACGTGCCTGGAATTCAGCTACACCCAAGCGCCCAACAGCATGAAAAGTATCGTGATGAGCTTTTATATGTTGTCGGTGTCGCTGGGTAATTTCATCACCGCCGGCGTCAATGCCATCATCAGCAACGCCGACGGAACGTCCAAGTTGCCCGGCGCGTCCTACTACTGGTTCTTCACCGGATTGATGCTCGTCGCCGCCGTGATCTTTATCGCCGTCGCAGTGACCTATCGCGGAAAGCAGTACATCCAAGAATCCGAAGTCGAAGCGGAATCGGAAGCCGAAGGAACCGCGTAGGTTTTTCGCGGCGACCCGCTGCGATCCCTCCGGGACGTCGATTCTTTATCGCAGGATTTGGCAACTGATTTAGTTTCTCTCCCTCTGGGAGAGACGGCGTTTGCGCAGCAAGCAAACGCCAGAGAGGGCCGACGCTGCGCTGACCTCTGGCTACTGGCCATGCTCCCGGCGGGATCAATCGGGCGTTCCAGACGCGGCACGGCCGCGGGGGCTGGACCCCGAATGGGGTCGAAGCGCGTAGCCGGAGGTGAGCGCAGCGACACCTCCGGAAATCCCCACCCCACCAACCACGACCCGGACGGGGTCGCAGCCAATCACGTCAGGTACTTCGGATCGTACTGAACACCCGCGCGATCCAACATCTCCATTAACTCCTCTTGAAACGTGCGTTTGCGATGGTGTTCACGCTGCCGCGCAATATATCCCTTCACCTTGGATCGCTCGGTCACGCTGACCGAAAACACCGCGTAACCTTCTTGCCAGGCAAAGTCCTTCATGCCGACGTCCGAGTGAACCCACGCCGACGACGCTTTTTTGAGTTCCCGCATCGTATCGCTGATTGCGCGAGAGGGTTTGAAACCGATCAGCAAATGCACGTGGTCTTCGACACCGCCGATCCCTTGGGGTGCCAAATTCAACCCGCGAAGGGTTCCTCCCAGGTATTCGTAAAGGCGTTCTTCCCAGGAACGGTGAATCCATTTCATGCGGTACTTGGTGCTAAAGGTGACGTGAAGGTGAATGCTATGGAACGTGGACATGGTTGCTCCTTCGAGGGAGTTAGGATTGGAGGTGGAAATGCTGCGATCCCTCCGGGATCGATTGGACGCGCGAGGGCGCGTCGGCACCGGAGGTGGCGCTGCGCTGACCTCCGGCTACTGGCTGCGATCCCGTCGGGATCGGTTGGACGCGTGAGGGCGCGTCGGCACCGGAGGTGGCGCTACGCTGACCTCCGGCTACTGGCTGTGATCCCGTCGGGATCGGTTGGACGCGTGAGGGCGCGTCGGCACCGGAGGTGGCGCTACGCTGACCTCCGGCTACTGGCTGTGATCCCGTCGGGATCGGTTGGACGCGTGAGGGCGCGTCGGCACCGGAGGTGGCGCTGCGCTGACCTCCGGCTACTGGCTGTGATCCCGTCGGGATCGGTTGGACGCGTGAGGGCGCGTCGGCACCGGAGGTGGCGCTGCGCTGACCTCTGGCTACTGGCCATGCTCCCGTCGGGATCAATCGGGCGTTCCAGACGCGGCACGGCCGCGGGGGCTGGACCCCGAATGGGGTCGAAGCGCGTAGCCGGAGGTGAGCGCAGCGACACCTCCGGAAATCCCCACCCCACCAACCACGACCCGGACGGGGTCGCAGCCAATCACGTCAGGAGCTCCGGATCGCGCCGGACACCGGAGCGCTAGCCAAGCGCGAGGACGACCACCGTCACGGCATCCGGATCCGGCATGAATTCGTATCCCGACTGCAGCGAATCATCGGGCGATCCCACGACCCACACCGTGTCGGTTTGATCCGCCATCTCCCCGGCAGCGGAATTGGCATATCCGACCGACGACTCGGCGACACCGCCGGCAACCGTCCAATCATCGGCTGCCTCTGATTCACCGCATGCTTCGAAACGAGCCGACTCCAGATTCGAAGCCTCGCGGCGCAGCACCTCGAGCTCCGCCATCGCCTCTCCCAGGGCCGTCAGCGCGTCGTCGTGATCACCGGCCAACAACATTTCTTGAGCAAGCTTTAGCTTCGTCGTTGTCGCGTTGATCTCGGCTTGGATCATCGACATCACTTCGCGGCGTACCACGGCCCAAAACGCTTCGCGGGCCGCCGCCTCATTCCCGCGAGGTCGCATCTCATGCCTGACGACACGAATGTGTTGGGGTGCGTCGATGGCAAGGGTCGCGCGCGAACGCGTCAGCCGGACCACCTCGACCGAAACTCCCAACCCAAGAAGATCGATCCGTTCATTTTCACGACGAGAGAGCACAAGCATGGATTTCTCCATTCATGTTGACACCGCGAAAACGATCCTTTCGTCGCCGCAGTGGATCAATGATGAAGCACTCATGCTTCGGTTTCCCCAAAACATAACGCAACCGCTAAAATACGAAAACAGCAGAATCTGAACCAGATTCGCCCGGCCGCGTAGAACCAAAGTCTCTTCTCGCATCCACATCAATCGGCAGCCCCGAGGATCACGTGGAACCGAACGCACACCCCAACCGATCTGGGCGACTGATCAGGGTCCTGTTTTGGGGCGGTGTGATCGTTTCGGCAAAGGTGTTCCTGTCGATTCTGTACCAATACCGCTGGTACTTTCCACCGGATTTCGATGCCTCGCCGTTTCTCGCCGGCCGCCGATTCAGCTTCGCCGGCCTCTATCGCTGGGCCTTCTATTTGCACGTCTTCGCCGGACCGGTCGCATTGATCCTTGGCACGTTCTTGCTTTTCAGCGGCGGAAAGCCACGTTGGCAGCGCATCCATCGCAAGGTCGGCAAGACACAATGCGCCCTGATCGGATTGATGGTCGTCCCGAGCGGTTTGGTGATGTCGCTGCAAGCGTACGCCGGACCGATCGCCCAACTCGGCTTTGTCGTCCAGTCGATCCTGACCGGCGTGACGATCCTTGTGGCGGTCTCGTTCGCCCGCGCCGGCAACCTCGTGGCCCACCGTCGCTGGGCAAACCGTTGTTACCTGCTACTTTGGTCACCGCTGTTGTTGCGCGTCGTCGCGGGATTGATGATCGTTTCAAACCTGGAATCGGAATGGACGTACCGCTTGAACGCCTGGCTCAGCTGGCTCGTCCCGCTGGCGGTGTATGAATGGGTTTTGATGTCCTCCAAGGCCGACATGCGATCGCGCCCTGCAGCCCCCCGCTTTCTCTTCGCACGCACGAAAATCCCAACGCAGGCCGAAAACAGGAGCCCAGCATGAACCAACAAACAAGACCATTCGGATTGACGCTGATCGAATTGCTGGTCGTGATCGTGGTCCTGGGCGTCTTGGTCGGATTGATGTTGCCCAATGTGCGAAGCTCGCGTGAAGCGGCGCGGCGGATGAGTTGTTCCAACAACATCAAACAAGTCGGCCTGGCGTTTCACAACTACCATTCGGCCAACGATCAACTGCCCCTGCAGATGGGCGGAACCTTCGACCCGTCCTCCGATTCCGGCGGCACGTCCGCCCCCGGCAATAACCGCTACCGTTTGAGCGCGTTGGTCGGATTGCTGCCGTTCCTGGAACAGCAAAACATTTGGCAAGCGATTGTCGATGGAGAATCGGCGTCCAACAACACGACGTACGCGCCGATGGGGCCGGCGCCTTGGACGCGTGGTTTCCATCCATGGCAAACGGAGTTTCCGGTCTTTCGCTGCCCCTCCGATCCGGGCCTGGGCATGCCCGCTCACGGCCGCGCCAATCTGGCCGTCTGCTTGGGTGACGCGACCGCGGCAATGAACACCGGACCGGTCCGCTGGAGCCAAGACGCGCAAGCCTGGGTCACCGATCGCAGCGACGAAGTGGCCGCGTCCGGTCGCGGGGCGTTCGTTCCCAGACAGGTGACGCGTTGGCGTGACATCCACGACGGGTTGAGCAATACGATCCTGGCCGGGGAGATTTCCACCGATCTTGATGACGGTGACATTCGAACCTCAGGATCGTTGCTGAATGATTGGACCAAGATTCACGACATCCCCACGCTTTGCAACCACCAAATTGATTCGCAGCGACCGATGTTCTGGTCACAGGCCGACGACAGCCCCCAAAGCCTGGGCAGCGAGGACCAGAAACGCGGCTTTCGCTGGGCCGACGGCGCGGCGTTGTACACCGGGTTCAATACGATCCTGCCCCCGAACCGAGAGGTCTGTCTGGCCGGAGGTGAATCCGGCATCGGCATGCTGCCCCCGTCGAGTCGTCACCAGGGCGGAACGCACGTGTTGATGGCCGACGGAGCGGTGATCTTTATGACCGATTCGGTCGACAGCGGAGATTCGAACATCGGTACCGTCGTCCGCGGCGGAACCGGTCCGCGCGCCCCCGGCAGCCACAGCCCGTACGGCCTGTGGGGGGCACTGGGAACGCGTGCTCAAGGCGACGTGATCGAAGAGCAACTGAATCAGTAGCATGGTCTCGATCGCTGATTCAGCCGATCGAGGTGTAGCCCAGGCTGTGCCTGACGGCCGCCCGCATGCACAGCATGCCCTACTGGTCCATCTAGCGATCGATGATTCGCAAGGTATGGACCGAATGCTAATTCACTGGTTGAGCCGATCGAGCAGTCGTTGGATTTTCCAGTGCGTCATCGTCGTCGTTGAAACCACGATCCAATGACGGTCGCGAATGGTCACGCCGACAGTCGTGGAGTTTCCGCCGAGTGCTTCCCAGGTATCGGGGGCGACGCTGGTTTCGAGAATATTGATCAGTGAGTCGAAGTCGGCATAAGCTTCACTAACACCATGAGTTGCATGGCTGGCGCCCCAAGACGCATGAGCCCTCATGCTGATCAGTGGCGTCACATCATAGATCCTCGTCGCCAAGTCGTCTTCGGCGGCCTCAACCGTGGTGATCACCACCTGGCCGCGAACGATCATCAGCGTTAAATACAAGTCTTTCAGACGGCTCAACACATCGACGACCAAACTGGGACGGCCATCGATCACCGCAGCTTCATCGCGCTGCCACCATCGCTCCCGCTCGCCGCGCCGTGATTGTGAATCGGCGTGCTGGTGAGTCATCACTCCTGCGCCGATTGGGGAATCCGGATCGATGCCGATCTCTTCCAATGCCCTTCGGTCAAGCAACACGGGAACCTGCTCACTGAGCTCCGCAGCCATGTTGCTAAGCGACATGCCGGGTACCCAATGAAACGGTGACTCCTTCATCAACGCGACGGCCAGCGCCCGTTCCTGCTTTGCGGTCATCAACGGATCACATGGAAACGAAACCACCGGCCCGCCAGACTTGGTGACGGCCGAGCGAGAAATCTCATCGCTCACCCCGGGGCTGAGCCAATGATGTGACTTGCCTGACGTCTGGGCGGACAGCAGACTTGCCGACATAAGCAGCAGAAACGACACGGCGATGAATCTCATGAACAGGGTGCTCCGCTTGTGGGGTAAGCATCTTGCTTGCCAAGATCGTACCCATTGGGGATCGCAAGCTGGAAGCTTATGCCACTGCACTTGGCATGCCGAATGCATCATTGCCCCGGTGCACGCAAGATCGGGAGACAAGCGTCTGATTTTGCGTCGCAGTCAATCATGCGACTGTAGCGTTTTGCTACAGCAGGCCACTCAACGAGGTTGGAACATGCGAGCGATCATTGGAATCTTAAACGACGCCTTCTCCTTTCGCAGGATCATGTTCACATCGAGTGCGGCGTTGCTACTGGCCGGTGGTTGTGTTTCCGCGCAAGAGCCGAACACCGTGCTCGACGTAGACAGTCCCATCACCGCGGTCACCGTCTTTCGTCGCCAAGCCAATGTCGTGCGCGAGATCAACGTGCGACCCGCGGCGGAAGGTCAATTGATACGCATCACGGGACTGCCGGAAACCATCCGCGATCAATCGGTTCGCTGGGAATCCGACGCCGAAATCACGGTCCGTTCGTTGCGTGTCACGCCGCACCAAATCCCCCCGGACGATGCAAAGCGACGGGCGCGGGAGGAAGAACGGGGCAGACAAAACCAAGCCCTGCAAGACGCGGCCCATGAAGTCGCCGTCATCGAGCAAGACCTGGAAACGATTGAGGATTTGGTCACGTTTTCGTCCGCCCAGACCAACGACGATCTCAGGCAATCTGAACTGAAAGTGGATTCGGTCACGGCGATCGCGGATTTCGTCATGCAGCGTCGACGAGCGCTCGCCAAAGAACTGCATGTCGCGCGACGGGAGTTACAGACGTTGCAGAATCAGATGGAAGAATCGATGCGTCAAACGCAACAGAAGACCGATTCAAAACCCGCATCAACGTTTGATGCAACGTTGATGGTCGACGCACCACGCGGCGGGTTGCTGCGGTTGAGCTACTGGGTGGACGAGGTTTCTTGGGAACCGCAATACACCATCCACGCAACCGCCCGGCAAGAAGACGCCGATGCGTTTGTCGTTCAACTGGACGGGACCGTGACGCAGCACAGTGGCGAAGACTGGCGCGGCGTCCGACTGGCTTTCTGCACCGGTGTGCCCAACCTGCAAGCCGCCACGCCGCTGCTGGTTCCGCTCCGCGTTTCGGTCAATCAGGCGTCCGGCAAAGGCACCGATCCGATGGCCGGCTATGCCAAATCGCGGCAGTCGGCGGGCACCGCACCGGCCTGGGAAGATCCGGCATTGTGGCAACGCAACCTTGCCTTGAACACCGAAGCGGCGGGCCGACAGGTTTACGAGATCAACCGGCGGCAGAGCGTGCAGCGGGAGATGGCCGATGACGCGAACAATAACTTGACCGACGAAACCTATCGCGTCGCCGGACGGATCGACGTGGCCGACCAGACCGCCGACCAGGCGATCACGATCCTGCGTTGGAATATCGAAAGCCCGATCTATCGCGTCGTCACACCGCTGCTAAGCAGTTTCGCCTACCGCGAGGCGGCGTTGGAAAACGAAACCGGCCAAAGTCTGGTCGGCGGTGACGCCACCGTCTTTCTCGACGGGCGATTCGTCGGACGAACCACGCTGCCTCCGACCGCCGCAGGAGGCGAGTTTGCCGTCGGCTTGGGGGCCGATCGTCAAGTCCGCACACGTCGCGAATTACTCGCCCGCAACGAGTCCATCCAGGGCGGAAACCGGTTGTCGAAACTCGACTATCGGCTCGTCATCTCCAACTACCACCCCGAAGCGATCGAAATTCAGTTGTATGATCGGATTCCGATCACCAGCGATTCGGGAACGGTTAACGTCGTCACCGATTCCACTTCACTGGGAAACTTGTCCACGGACGCCAAGTACCTGAGGATGCAGCGTCCGACGGGCATCTTGCGTTGGGATTTGACGATCCCCGCCAAACGCTTCGGCAGCACCGCCTATGACCATCACTACGACTACACGATCGAAATGGACCGGACACAATCGATCGTCAGCAACGACGTCGAACAGCAGATGCGCAACGACCTCCGGTTCAATCGCTCCGGCGGCGGCGGAATGGGAGGCGGCTTCGGCGGAGGCATGGGAGGAGCCATGGGAGGCGGCGGCTCGTTTTGAGGACGCACTTGTTCCGTCGTGGATCAAGGATCACTCGGCTCGGTTCGCCAAAGGCGATCAACAACATAGCCTGGGGTGAGACCGGATGAGCCCCAGCGAATCCGGGCGTAACCCCAGGTCCACGATCCAACGAAAACCCTCCCCCTTTCGATCGGCCGGCGGCAGAGCCGCCGGCCGATCGAAAGGGGGAGAGAGCGGGTTTGGCTTTCTTTCCCTGGGGTGGCGGTCACTCCGCTGCGCTCGTTCCCTGACCCCAGGCTATGTTGTGGATGCCCTTTGGGCAAATGCTGCGGAACGATTTCCGCCAAAGATTGGGACCGGGTGCAACAATCAATTTTGCGCAGGCCAGGCTCTGCCGGCGTCACTACTGAACCCTCGACTGCTGGATCAGCTGTTTGACAATCTCTTCGCGTTTTCCGGTCTTCTGAAAGATCTGGCGTTGGCGATCGGCGCAGTCGAGTCGGCCGGCGATCTCTCGGACCATCATCAACTCGGTTTCGCAATTCAAGTCTTGCGCGACGCCGCGCAGTTTGTTCAACAACCGTTCGACGATCTCCGCAACCGTTCGTTCGGAGTAGTCGAAGGTGTCGACCAGCGTTGCGGCGACTCCGTAGCGCGCCGCCCGCCATTTGTTTTGACGGACCATCATCGGGTGACAGTCGAACTGGTACGTTCCCTCGTCGATCCGATCACTGAGGTACTTGACCAGGCACTGGATCAACGCCGCCAACGCACAGACGTGATCGATGTTCCCCGGCATGTCACACATCCGGACTTCGACGGTGCCGAAGTTGTGGTGTGGCCGCACGTCCCACCAGATCTCACGAATCGTGTTGATGAAACCGGTCTCTTCCATGTGATTGACCAGCCACACGTATTCGCTCCAGTTGCGCATCAGCGTGGGCAAGCCGGCCGTCGGCAGCCCTTCCATGACTTTGCTGCGGTGGGAGTGCAGCCCCGTGTCACGGTCTTCCCAATAGGGGCTGCTGGCCGACAATGCCAACAACAAGGGCAAGTGCTGCATGATTCGATCGCAAATCATCACGGCTTTGTCGCCCGAATCGACGCCGACGTGAACATGCAACCCGAACGTGATCAGTCGCCGCGCCATCTCCTGCAGCAATCGGACCAGCCCTCGATAGCGTTCGTCATCGGTGACGA
Encoded here:
- a CDS encoding carboxylate-amine ligase, yielding MSKFQFHSNASQTVGVELELGIVDTDSFALSSRSSELLLTLPGDISESCKHELMQSCVEVISGVCTTVSEAREDLSGKLRSLQHSADNLGLGLWWGATHPFSHWQDQVVTDDERYRGLVRLLQEMARRLITFGLHVHVGVDSGDKAVMICDRIMQHLPLLLALSASSPYWEDRDTGLHSHRSKVMEGLPTAGLPTLMRNWSEYVWLVNHMEETGFINTIREIWWDVRPHHNFGTVEVRMCDMPGNIDHVCALAALIQCLVKYLSDRIDEGTYQFDCHPMMVRQNKWRAARYGVAATLVDTFDYSERTVAEIVERLLNKLRGVAQDLNCETELMMVREIAGRLDCADRQRQIFQKTGKREEIVKQLIQQSRVQ
- a CDS encoding DUF4139 domain-containing protein, encoding MRAIIGILNDAFSFRRIMFTSSAALLLAGGCVSAQEPNTVLDVDSPITAVTVFRRQANVVREINVRPAAEGQLIRITGLPETIRDQSVRWESDAEITVRSLRVTPHQIPPDDAKRRAREEERGRQNQALQDAAHEVAVIEQDLETIEDLVTFSSAQTNDDLRQSELKVDSVTAIADFVMQRRRALAKELHVARRELQTLQNQMEESMRQTQQKTDSKPASTFDATLMVDAPRGGLLRLSYWVDEVSWEPQYTIHATARQEDADAFVVQLDGTVTQHSGEDWRGVRLAFCTGVPNLQAATPLLVPLRVSVNQASGKGTDPMAGYAKSRQSAGTAPAWEDPALWQRNLALNTEAAGRQVYEINRRQSVQREMADDANNNLTDETYRVAGRIDVADQTADQAITILRWNIESPIYRVVTPLLSSFAYREAALENETGQSLVGGDATVFLDGRFVGRTTLPPTAAGGEFAVGLGADRQVRTRRELLARNESIQGGNRLSKLDYRLVISNYHPEAIEIQLYDRIPITSDSGTVNVVTDSTSLGNLSTDAKYLRMQRPTGILRWDLTIPAKRFGSTAYDHHYDYTIEMDRTQSIVSNDVEQQMRNDLRFNRSGGGGMGGGFGGGMGGAMGGGGSF